One genomic segment of Clavelina lepadiformis chromosome 3, kaClaLepa1.1, whole genome shotgun sequence includes these proteins:
- the LOC143448908 gene encoding uncharacterized protein LOC143448908 isoform X1: MASDSVVSSQQQVSSPSNALIFANSSNEQNTSGGNHVVDAKSDSGSEKISRNSSSGDEDWSGGKLVIDLDNDNDVEKSSKEMKPFVTSQSNNNDRETFVRNNNNNNSSNAESPGSSKHTLGADKGAKNASAAVSKAPSSCGHNSSTSHSSKTLKSKSKKSSKSSKQQPSSSSSNTSGRLPSPRCVSPAVTFNSSSDLTPISSKQIQGYDTKTSLARASNSPDEVFGKKSKSKSKSHHKKHGKHGEKSSNSHNSSSKSEFMGEKTKSKWKNSNTTQGGAADTNIATFTVSSGAHNLPAHISSSSPSLAIPNKNNSGHRRSASPSLMALSANNQQARIPMAAQHPARTAARSALATGNGAKTSHACNGRDSTLPDLNPAINPNHHSIGGHGQHSRKKQRKIQSSVPVSSTSSAAGHCDSESEQLYGHQAAGKREANKCQGFNVSASELLSGQKKLKLEADMEVEEVISGTGKQSTQHPIDLNHNPVHLRTDTGELRPSLPAPKPLVPGQTTVSPPVFAPSSYFVQNMPRYTASDAAAVSETTPHTSAVWSSGVHCGEEKVQSNPDLGPPIVNSHRSVGTVTSTSDIGVMTETDALGPCEPGTSVHLDGIVWHETDTGVLVVNVTWRNRTYVGTLLDATKHDWAPPRLSDSDLDMDLRGKNGRPKRVRGGANDNAMTSRKGRSRGNQSVGDDIKGSPSTAAKRRNKNSESEAGTVESDRASSKRARMATSRGSSQLIQSERNVWNGGSESSTCSSPVFIECPHPNCSKRYKHINGLKYHQAHAHLDFDEIDAKEGPDAKEEEETDHINSPPDGDADAKMSDLEVTPLDEGKKDSREVAVSTDVPEKAPVIGDETKLTPVASQSDPENVPLSQLSSSYSIVTPQREVRDPSFVAIPSYVTPSEPNVVTRTHDVISAGLPEAPRVTTPAPPTVSEASVADSESAMAVQTLLQLQDSENSSLPGLSTSYRRESPHPTLTLMSRGEKNPSAGSTSSTTQTHSTAPYRAPPMLSDHTRHSRSASDVTPRTSTRLGDDERQTSVVSQLPTSTPTHPPVSVGTNVAMVAPIPRLEYAGHIQHYGMHETPPPDKYIASLGNPLTQGPSGVKTAKGKMVPIPVDPNHGLAPGSTYAAAASPANLLGAVKKQKKKKKVEGQGGSFDGEQTRSDVVYPMKPEAPPQNESGPPMSSPFSVKPGAAPNSTPLPYQGPSKTQNIVLKHNTDHTTIITSNAVQVKTEPGLRLPPQNLGGRKVPGIVLHASSTQPQPTNNVTVKGTFHPHPDPHKPQTAVSAQAQDRLKVGQGTPTSQSSVKNKNNNNKLVGSQNPPRPAQDHPKPRTLLLQPNQSQPAMPAHHEQTPESSLQPRSRYPDPKPRPTGIINPHESVSMHKMQEAVESTIVSTYAPKQPRSKAPTPLPELPRQLDQSRRSPAVEARQLRQPAELREGRSRSRDESNDPPRTEAESRGESSIPTTKDPMEPPFPNPQMGFPQMQQLFGYQLSPYGYIPMDPAYSRTLLMDPRVSRQSYEQYMQDVQKQQFLQQQSDKKVRKPDVPGKETSKPEQPPKIQSRSPVDSDKPPWPQQQHKRLSSPSPYPAMSSKDKSSSGIPPPHHPSPLGHPSAYKSSQVGTPVLTPVPSRNHLAVASRSSVPPSGSPHLRPETTDRGRPPVIDEVRPQVRKVASPAVRNERSPEKNKEQDGPGFKPSPASPGSLQYYPAGYAMYDPAHSTYRGVPQYVPGYSVLPYPPSGPTLYPAHWPPNSQAPAAGKQTSTPKPTKDETTTRPRSPVREDPPRVRPEVKGQGQVHYVTSKERMSREVPPMMTRKISRSPDPKAVVPISVPPRNQTPGAAPSVDHRAPSPPTQRHLHTHHHIHEGVQFLTPQHYAYPATAVIATGSDPATGFPAPFPPKRD; encoded by the exons ATGGCATCGGACTCAGTTGTTTCGTCACAGCAGCAAGTAAGTTCTCCTTCGAATGCGCTGATTTTTGCGAACTCGTCTAATGAACAAAACACGTCTGGTGGCAATCACGTGGTTGATGCGAAAAGCGATTCCGGATCCGAAAAAATTTCGCGCAACTCAAGTTCAGGCGACGAAGATTGGTCCGGTGGAAAGTTGGTAATCGATCTCGACAACGATAATGACGTcgaaaaatcaagcaaagaaatgaaaccatttgttacgtcacaaagcaaCAACAATGATCGGGAAACATTTGTGagaaataacaacaacaataacagcaGCAATGCCGAGAGTCCTGGGTCGAGCAAACATACGCTTGGTGCTGATAAAGGCGCCAAAAATGCTTCTGCTGCTGTCTCCAAAGCACCGAGCAGCTGTGGCCACAACTCCAGCACGTCGCATTCAAGTAAGACTCTGAAATCAAAGTCGAAAAAATCGAGTAAGTCAAGCAAGCAACAACCGTCATCGAGTAGCTCAAATACTTCAGGAAGATTACCATCGCCGCGCTGCGTGTCGCCCGCGGTCACTTTTAACAGTTCGTCCGATCTCACTCCAATTTCGAGTAAACAAATCCAAGGCTATGACACTAAAACGTCGTTAGCACGCGCATCGAATTCCCCAGACGAAGTTTTTGGAAAGAAGAGCAAGAGCAAGTCGAAAAGTCACCATAAAAAACACGGTAAACACGGTGAAAAATCAAGCAACTCTCATAATTCTAGCTCAAAATCTGAATTTATGGGAGAAAAGACAAAAAGTAAATGGAAAAACAGCAACACAACACAAGGCGGCGCCGCAGACACCAATATCGCAACTTTTACGGTTTCAAGCGGAGCCCACAATCTGCCGGCGCATATCTCCAGCAGTTCGCCGTCGTTGGCAATTCCGAATAAAAACAATTCGGGCCATCGTCGAAGTGCGTCGCCAAGCCTAATGGCCCTTTCCGCTAACAACCAGCAGGCTCGAATACCTATGGCGGCTCAGCACCCTGCACGTACGGCTGCTCGCTCAGCCTTGGCGACTGGTAATGGGGCTAAAACCAGTCATGCGTGCAATGGAAGAGATTCGACCCTCCCTGACCTCAATCCTGCCATAAACCCAAACCATCATTCCATAGGTGGACATGGTCAACATAGTCGtaaaaaacaacgaaaaatacaaagtaGTGTTCCGGTTTCCAGCACTTCATCGGCGGCTGGCCATTGTGATTCGGAAAGCGAGCAATTGTACGGGCACCAGGCTGCTGGGAAAAGAGAAGCGAACAAATGTCAAGGCTTCAACGTCAGTGCGAGTGAGCTGTTGTCTGGTCAAAAGAAGCTTAAACTTGAGGCG gATATGGAAGTAGAAGAAGTCATTTCTGGGACCGGAAAGCAAAGTACGCAACATCCGATTGATCTGAACCATAATCCTGTTCATTTGCGAACCGACACCGGGGAGTTGAGGCCCTCTCTGCCCGCACCCAAGCCTCTCGTTCCCGGCCAAACTACAGTTTCACCGCCGGTCTTCGCCCCTTCGAGTTATTTTGTGCAGAATATGCCACGATATACAGCTTCAGATGCCGCCGCCGTCAGCGAAACTACTCCACATACGTCGGCGGTCTGGTCGAGCGGGGTCCATTGTGGAGAGGAAAAGGTGCAAAGTAACCCCGATTTAGGACCCCCGATTGTAAATTCACACCGATCTGTGGGGACAGTGACATCGACATCAGATATTGGTGTTATGACGGAAACGGATGCGCTTGGACCGTGTGAACCCGGAACTAGCGTGCATCTGGATGGAATAGTTTGGCatgagaccgacacag GTGTCCTTGTTGTTAATGTAACGTGGCGGAACCGAACCTACGTCGGGACCCTTCTAGACGCCACCAAGCACGACTGGGCCCCTCCCAG GCTTTCTGATTCCGACCTCGATATGGATCTTCGTGGCAAGAACGGGAGGCCAAAGAGGGTACGTGGCGGCGCCAATGACAACGCCATGACGTCACGTAAAGGTCGTAGTCGTGGCAATCAGTCAGTTGGTGATGACATCAAAGGGAGTCCTTCTACTGCCGCAAAGCGACGTAACAAG AATTCGGAATCAGAAGCCGGGACTGTTGAAAGTGATAGAGCGTCGTCGAAACGCGCTCGTATGGCGACATCTCGCGGATCGTCTCAGCTCATCCAGAGCGAGAGGAATGTCTGGAACGGCG GAAGCGAGTCCTCGACCTGTTCGTCCCCCGTCTTCATCGAATGCCCCCATCCCAACTGCAGCAAGAGATACAA ACACATCAACGGGCTCAAGTACCATCAGGCTCATGCTCACCTCGACTTTGACGAGATCGATGCCAAGGAAGGTCCAGATGCTAAAGAGGAGGAGGAAACTGACCACATCAACTCTCCTCCGGATGGTGATGCGGATGCGAAGATGTCCGACCTGGAAGTGACTCCACTTGATGAGGGGAAGAAAGATTCTCGTGAAGTTGCAGTATCCACTGACGTTCCGGAAAAAGCTCCCGTCATCGGTGATGAAACAAAGCTTACTCCTGTTGCGTCACAAAGTGACCCCGAAAATGTTCCGTTATCACAACTGTCTTCATCTTATTCGATTGTGACACCACAAAGAGAGGTTCGCGATCCATCATTTGTTGCAATCCCTTCATATGTAACCCCGTCTGAACCCAATGTGGTCACACGTAcccatgacgtcataagtgcAG GATTGCCCGAAGCACCCCGAGTCACCACACCGGCACCACCTACTGTCTCAGAGGCAAGTGTGGCCGACAGCGAGAGTGCGATGGCGGTGCAGACGTTGCTGCAGCTGCAGGACAGCGAGAACTCCTCCCTGCCTGGCCTGTCCACTTCGTACCGGCGAGAATCGCCCCACCCCACCTTAACCCTGATGTCAAGGGGTGAGAAGAACCCATCCGCTGGCTCTACGTCTTCTACAACCCAGACGCACTCTACCGCCCCCTATCGAGCACCACCCATGTTGTCAGACCACACGAGGCACTCAAGGTCAGCTTCTGACGTCACCCCACGAACTTCAACAAGGCTTGGTGATGACGAACGTCAAACCTCAGTTGTGTCACAATTACCCACATCCACCCCTACCCACCCTCCTGTCAGTGTTGGGACGAATGTCGCGATGGTTGCCCCGATACCCCGCCTTGAATATGCCGGTCATATCCAGCATTATGGGATGCATGAAACCCCACCACCGGACAAATATATTGCATCTTTGGGTAATCCCCTAACCCAGGGTCCCAGTGGGGTGAAGACAGCAAAGGGCAAGATGGTTCCCATCCCAGTTGATCCCAACCATGGTTTGGCTCCGGGTTCAACTTATGCGGCGGCAGCGTCCCCGGCCAATTTATTGGGGGCCGTCAAGAAgcagaagaagaaaaaaaaagtgGAGGGTCAAGGGGGGAGTTTTGACGGGGAACAGACTCGGAGCGACGTTGTTTACCCAATGAAGCCTGAAGCTCCGCCACAGAATGAAAGCGGCCCACCCATGAGCTCACCCTTCTCAGTGAAACCAGGGGCAGCCCCTAATAGCACCCCCTTACCCTACCAGGGTCCGAGTAAGACCCAGAACATTGTGTTGAAGCACAACACCGACCACACGACAATAATCACGAGCAATGCTGTGCAGGTGAAAACCGAACCTGGCCTGAGGCTCCCCCCACAAAATTTAGGGGGCAGAAAAGTCCCAGGCATCGTCCTGCACGCATCGAGTACCCAGCCTCAACCCACAAACAATGTCACTGTAAAGGGAACTTTTCACCCACATCCAGACCCACATAAGCCCCAGACCGCCGTTTCTGCCCAGGCTCAAGACCGGTTGAAGGTGGGTCAAGGGACCCCCACCTCCCAGAGCAGTGTGAAAAATAAgaacaacaataacaaactgGTTGGCTCCCAGAATCCTCCCCGCCCTGCTCAGGACCATCCAAAACCTCGGACGTTGCTCCTGCAACCCAACCAATCACAACCCGCCATGCCAGCTCACCACGAGCAAACCCCAGAAAGCAGCCTTCAGCCTCGATCTCGTTACCCTGACCCCAAGCCCCGCCCGACAGGGATAATAAACCCCCACGAGTCGGTGTCAATGCATAAAATGCAGGAGGCTGTTGAGAGCACAATAGTGAGCACATATGCCCCGAAGCAACCCCGCTCCAAGGCCCCAACCCCACTGCCAGAGTTGCCACGGCAACTGGACCAAAGCAGAAGATCACCGGCAGTCGAAGCGAGACAGCTGAGGCAACCAGCCGAACTTCGAGAAGGTCGAAGTCGATCCCGAGATGAATCAAACGACCCGCCACGAACTGAAGCTGAATCTCGAGGAGAGAGTTCAATACCAACCACGAAAGACCCCATGGAACCCCCTTTTCCAAACCCTCAGATGGGATTTCCCCAGATGCAGCAATTGTTTGGGTACCAGCTCTCCCCATACGGGTACATTCCCATGGACCCAGCATACTCTCGCACTCTGCTGATGGACCCTAGAGTCAG CAGGCAGTCGTACGAGCAATACATGCAAGATGTGCAGAAGCAGCAATTTTTACAGCAGCAGTCGGACAAGAAAGTTCGCAAACCTGACGTCCCCGGCAAAGAAACCTCCAAACCAGAACAACCCCCTAAGATACAATCGAGATCACCGGTTGACTCTGATAAGCCACCATGGCCCCAACAACAACACAAACGACTTTCGTCACCCTCCCCTTACCCAGCCATG AGCTCAAAGGACAAGAGTTCTTCGGGAATTCCCCCGCCTCATCACCCCTCCCCACTGGGTCACCCGAGTGCATACAAGTCCTCTCAGGTCGGCACCCCAGTGCTGACCCCGGTTCCTTCGAGAAACCACTTGGCTGTTGCCAGTAGGTCATCAGTGCCACCCAGTGGCTCTCCTCACCTGAGGCCGGAGACAACAGACCGAGGTCGCCCTCCTGTGATAGATGAGGTGCGCCCCCAAGTGAGGAAGGTAGCATCTCCAGCAGTGAGGAATGAGAGAAGTCCGGAGAAG AACAAGGAGCAAGACGGACCGGGGTTCAAACCGTCCCCTGCCAGCCCCGGCAGCCTGCAGTATTACCCCGCTGGCTACGCCATGTATGACCCTGCCCACTCCACATACAGGGGGGTCCCCCAATATGTACCCGGATACTCAG TTCTTCCATATCCACCGTCTGGCCCCACTTTGTACCCGGCCCATTGGCCCCCTAATTCGCAAGCCCCAGCAGCTGGAAAGCAGACCTCGACCCCCAAACCCACAAAAGATGAGACCACGACCAGACCACG aTCGCCGGTGAGGGAAGATCCTCCACGAGTTCGTCCAGAGGTCAAGGGTCAGGGCCAGGTTCATTACGTCACTTCAAAAGAGCGGATGTCAAGAGAAG TTCCACCAATGATGACTCGAAAGATAAGTCGAAGCCCTGACCCCAAGGCAGTGGTCCCCATTTCTGTGCCCCCGCGAAATCAGACCCCAGGAGCAGCCCCATCTGTGGACCACCGGGCACCGTCCCCCCCAACGCAACGACACCTGCACACCCATCACCACATCCACGAAGGGGTCCAGTTTCTAACCCCACAGCACTACGCCTACCCCG CCACTGCTGTCATAGCAACCGGGTCAGACCCCGCAACAGGCTTCCCCGCCCCATTCCCTCCGAAAAG gGACTAA